TCCGGTCGCGGTCGATCACGGGCGTGGCGTAAATCTTTTCCTTGAAATCGTGCGAGGAGATCACGCGCCAGTCGGGTTGGTTGGCGACGACGCTGGCGACGCCCAGTTCGCTGGCGAAATACACCTTCCCATCTCCCGTCACAGGGGACGCATAATAACTGCCGATCCCCGGCACGCGCTCTTCCTGCATCATGCGGCCGCTCGCGGCGTCCAGTTTGGTCACGATGCCACCGTCCTTGACCATCCAGAGAATGCCATTGTCCAGGAGCGGCGTTGCGACATACGGCACGCCTCGCGAATGTTTCCATTGCAGCGCCTTTTCCGTGAGATCGCCGCGGCCCGACGGCTTCAACGCGAGCACGGCATTTTGCGCCTGGCGGAAAACCTCCGCGTGGCGGTCCCATTCCTTTTGGATTAGATCGCCGCTCTGGTCGAGGTCCATCCGGAAAAACCGGTCCAGCACCTGGGCGTCTTCCACCTCGGCCTTGGCCAGTTTTCCGTCTTTGTTTTTGTCAAACTTGGCCAAAGCGCTGGCCCACGATTCCAACGCGATGCGCGCCCCGGCGTCTCCACCCGGCGACCAGGAAGCCATGTAGATCGTCTCCTGATCCGCCACGGGGATCGGGATTACGATGCGGGCCAGGCCGTTGACCCACCAGAGTTTCTCGCCGTTGGACGGATCGTAGCCAGCGAGCTCAAGCGCGCCGGCGACCAACAATTGTTTGCGGCCGTTCGCCGTCCAGACCGTCGGCGTCGAGTAACTCCGCACCGCGTCCGGGCGCGGCGTTTTCCAAACCATCTGGCCCGTGGACCGGTCGATGGCGATGAGAAAACTGTTCAAGTCGTGATCTTCCTGGAGAACGACTTTGTCATCGATCAGAACGGGCGAACTGCTCGAACCGAATTCGTCCTGGAACGGCCCCAGAGCATGGTGCCAGAGATTTTTGCCGTCGAGGTCGTAACAGACCAATCCGTAGCTCCCGAAGAACACGTAGAGTCTTTCGCCATCGAACGCGGGCGTGGCGGCGGCGGGATTCCCGGTGCGATGGACGGGTTCGATGCGAGAGGTGGGGACGACCTGTTTCCAGAGCAACCGGCCCGTTTCTTGATCGAGGGCGACGGTGGCCAGCTCTTTCTCGGCGTCCCGGTAAGTCGTCAAAATGATCTTGCCCGCGCACAGGACCGGCGTGGAATGGCCCGAATCGACCGGCAGCCGCCAGCGCAATGCTCCGGGCGCGTCCAGGCGGTCGGGCAACGGCCCGGCTTTCGCGCCGAAATTCTTTCCCGCGTCGGAACGAAAGAATCTGGAGGACGCTTCGGGAGAATTCGCAGCCGGTGCCGCGGTCGCTGCCATGGCCCAGCAGCACAAACTCAGCGAGAGATTTCGAGTGTATGACATGATGCGTGGTTGGTTCGGGCAGTTTGGATAGCACGCGGCAGCGTGGAGAACAACGACAAATGCTTGGCGTGCCCGGTATACCCACTGCCGCCACTGCCGTTGTTTTTCATTTGAATTACTTTCGTCGGCGTCCCACAATGGCGCTGCTTGGCAAGGAGCGAATACATCCCGATCAAAGACCGTCCCGCCAGCGAGCGGCCGCGGGAGCGGCTGGCTTTGCAGGGCGCCGAATCTCTGAGCCACGCGGAGTTGATCGCGATCCTGCTGCGGACCGGCACCAAAGGAGTCTCCGCGCTCGATGTGGCGCAACAGCTCCTGCAACGCTTCGGGACCCTGGAAAACCTTGCCCGCGCCTCGCTCGATGAATTGAAGCAAACCAAAGGGGTAGGCCGCGACAAAGCCATCGCGCTGAAGAGCGCCTTTGTCCTGGCCCAGCGCATGGCGCAGGAAATTCAGTGCGAAGCTCCGTTGCTCGACACGCCCCAGCGCATCGCGGACCTCCTGCGGGAAGCGAACCGGCTCTATGACGTCGAGCACTTTCAGGTCTTGCTCCTGAACACGCGGCGGCGGCTCATCCGGATGGAGGATATTTCCCAGGGGACTCTCGACACCCTTCTGGTGCATCCGCGAGAAGTGTTCAAACTGGCGATCGCGGCCAATGCCTCAGCGCTCATCCTCGCCCACAATCATCCGAGCGGGGACCCCACTCCGTCCGACGCGGACATCAAAGTGACTCGCGATTTGATTCGGGCCGGGCACTTGTTGAAGATTGAGGTGTTGGACCACATCATTCTCGGACGGCGCACGGAAGAACGTCCGCGCGATTACGTGTCGTTGAGAGAACTGGGGTATTGGGCATAGGTGTCTGCCGGGGTTCGGACAGAGGGCGCCTCGCCGAATGAGGACTGGCGCTTCAACCGCCCTGGCGCAGATTTTCAATCTATCAGTAGCACCCGAAATCGTTGCCAGCCGCGCAAATTTTCTCGTCCTCGTAATCGCGCAATGAAGGCCGCCGAGTTTTTGCGTGCGTTTCCCGAACAGAAGGATTAGTCTTTGCCCATGCTTGTCTCGACACTTGCAATTCTGCTCTTCATTGTCGTCGGAGGACTGGGGTATCTCCAGGGCGCGCTTCGACTAGCCATTTCGCTGTTCGGATTGGTCCTCGGATTGATCCTGGCCTTCCCTCTGGCGCCCCTTCTGAATCGGTTTGTCCCGATGGCCGGGATCAAACATCCGGTTTGGAGCGTGGTGTGGCCGCCCATCTGGGCTTTCCTGATTATCTTCCTGATCTTCGTTGGCATCTCATTCTTCGTGCACCGAAAAGTGGCGCTTCACTTCAAGTACCGCGAAGAGGATCTGGCTCGGCTTCGCTGGGAACGCGTGAACAAAGCGCTGGGGCTTTGCCTGGGCACGGCCATGGCGGTCATCTGGCTGTTCGTGATCGGATTGGTGACTCACATTGCCGGATATTTCGCGGTCCAGGTGGTCTCGGATGACACGAGTTCGATGACCCTCCGTTATTTGGGCCGCGGAAAGCAAGACCTCCGGAATACGGGCCTGGAGAAATGTGTGTCGGCCTTCGATCGGATGCCAGCGAGCTACTACCAGATTTGCGACATTATCGGGTTGATTTACAATAATCCGATTCTGCTCAGTCGAGTCTCGCATTACCCACCGTTCCTGTCGCTTGGCCAGCGCCAGGAATTCCAGGACATCGCGACCGACGTTGAGTACAACAACCTTCTGCTGAGCAAAGGCGATGTCACCCAAATCATCAGCCATGCCAAGACGCAAAGCATTATTTACAATCCAGAAATCGTGCAGGAACTCTTGCAACAGGACCTGGGAGATTTCCGGCATTACCTGGAGACAGGCAAATCACCGAAATTCGACGATGAGAAGATTCTTGGCCGTTGGGAGCTGGATTTCTATTCCACGCTGGTGCAGGAACGGAAAAAGCGCCCAAACCTTACGGCCTCGGAGATGCGGACGTTGAGGAGGACTCTCACGGAGTCGCTTAAGTCGGTGACTTTGATGGCGACCACCGACAACAAGGTGAATTTGAAAGTCGAGATGAGTGATCAGTTCAACCAAGCCGCTCAAGCCGCAGCGCAGGCCGCCGCCGCCGCGGCCGCGGCAGCACAGAACCAGTCGGGTGGCAGCCAAATGTCCCCTGAAATGGCGCAGCGCTACGGCCTGACACGTCGCGGAGGTTCGCCATCCGCGCCCTCGGGCGCGCCCACTCCCCCTCCAGCCGCAGCCCCCGTCGCGAGCCGAGAGCCACCGCAGCCGATTTACTCAGGCCAGGGATCATGGCAACGCGAAGGAGACAAGTATCAGGTCAAACTCCAGGATGAGAGAGGCCGATCACTGGGCGGTCAGGGAAGTGCAGAGGTGGACCGCCTGACGATCACACTCCCGCAGATTACGCTGGTGTTCAACCGGGCTGAGTAATCCGGCCGTAGCTTCGATAACTTCGTTCGCTCAACGCGGGCTCACGGAGGGGTTTACTGGTGTAAAACGCAAACCCGAGGCGTCGTTGAGCAGCGGTGAGTTGTGATCTACACCGAATACAGGCAGCGAACGCTTCGAGAAAGACGTCACCGAGGTGAAGATCGCTTCCGGGGCTGTGCTCTGCTCAAAATCTTCCAGGTAAGCCGAACTCGACCCAGGAGTTACGGCCAGCCAGGGGCTGCTGAAAATCGAGGTCGCCGCAACTTCACTTTCAAACACCTGAGAAAGACGAAACCCACCTAGCAACAGGCCGGAGATTGCGACACCATAGGCGCACACCAGGACAGGACGCGCGTCAAACTTCTCAATCAGCCAGTGCCACCAGGATGAGTACTCCACCATATCTTCGGCTTCCAACCGGCTCATGACTTTGTCCCGGAGGTTATCGAAGTAACCCGGCGGTGGCTGTTCGTAACGTTTACACGCGAGAAGTTTCTCGAGTTTTGTGAACTCTTGATTGGGTGAACTCATGGGTCATTTGAGGTAGTCAGATAAGTAAGCCTGCAACTGCTGTCGAGCGTAAAAAAGTCTGGACCGGACGGTGCCGGTAT
This genomic window from Verrucomicrobiota bacterium contains:
- a CDS encoding JAB domain-containing protein — protein: MARSEYIPIKDRPASERPRERLALQGAESLSHAELIAILLRTGTKGVSALDVAQQLLQRFGTLENLARASLDELKQTKGVGRDKAIALKSAFVLAQRMAQEIQCEAPLLDTPQRIADLLREANRLYDVEHFQVLLLNTRRRLIRMEDISQGTLDTLLVHPREVFKLAIAANASALILAHNHPSGDPTPSDADIKVTRDLIRAGHLLKIEVLDHIILGRRTEERPRDYVSLRELGYWA
- a CDS encoding CvpA family protein — protein: MLVSTLAILLFIVVGGLGYLQGALRLAISLFGLVLGLILAFPLAPLLNRFVPMAGIKHPVWSVVWPPIWAFLIIFLIFVGISFFVHRKVALHFKYREEDLARLRWERVNKALGLCLGTAMAVIWLFVIGLVTHIAGYFAVQVVSDDTSSMTLRYLGRGKQDLRNTGLEKCVSAFDRMPASYYQICDIIGLIYNNPILLSRVSHYPPFLSLGQRQEFQDIATDVEYNNLLLSKGDVTQIISHAKTQSIIYNPEIVQELLQQDLGDFRHYLETGKSPKFDDEKILGRWELDFYSTLVQERKKRPNLTASEMRTLRRTLTESLKSVTLMATTDNKVNLKVEMSDQFNQAAQAAAQAAAAAAAAAQNQSGGSQMSPEMAQRYGLTRRGGSPSAPSGAPTPPPAAAPVASREPPQPIYSGQGSWQREGDKYQVKLQDERGRSLGGQGSAEVDRLTITLPQITLVFNRAE